From Brassica oleracea var. oleracea cultivar TO1000 chromosome C3, BOL, whole genome shotgun sequence, a single genomic window includes:
- the LOC106333524 gene encoding transcription factor JUNGBRUNNEN 1-like: protein MMGSCDKRRGEQEEEEEQKLKLPGFRFHPTDEELVGFYLAKKVLLKKPSKIDEIISHIDIYKFDPWDLPRLRNTEKESYFFCKRGRKYRNSIRPNRVTGSGFWKATGIDKPVYSDGSSKSVIGLKKTLVYYIGSAGKGSKTDWMMHEFRLPTANDTIPGGSTHLNPTPPAMLHAEVWTLCRIFKRNVSSRKYTPDWRELAGGKHVKPQQSKYQEAYISFGDNESTISTNNINIMESKGNYERNVSQLHQTPHQHQPILMDTASTTQDDYTGPYFSNHEIHNITYENWDELRTVVEFAFGPSLS from the exons ATGATGGGTTCATGTGACAAAAGAAGGGGAGAACAAGAAGAAGAGGAGGAACAAAAGTTAAAGCTTCCAGGGTTTAGGTTTCATCCTACCGATGAGGAGCTTGTAGGGTTTTATCTCGCTAAGAAAGTACTACTCAAGAAACCCAGCAAGATCGATGAGATCATCAGCCATATTGATATCTATAAATTTGACCCATGGGATCTTCCTC GGTTAAGGAACACAGAGAAAGAGAGCTACTTCTTCTGCAAGAGAGGAAGAAAGTACAGAAACAGTATAAGACCTAACCGAGTGACTGGTTCTGGTTTCTGGAAAGCTACCGGAATCGATAAGCCAGTATACTCGGATGGATCCAGCAAATCCGTAATCGGTTTAAAGAAGACACTCGTTTATTACATCGGAAGCGCCGGGAAAGGAAGCAAGACAGATTGGATGATGCACGAGTTTCGCCTCCCCACAGCTAATGACACAATCCCTGGTGGCTCCACCCACCTTAACCCTACTCCACCTGCCATGTTACATGCT GAAGTGTGGACGTTGTGCCGGATATTCAAGAGAAATGTGTCTAGTAGAAAATACACTCCAGACTGGAGAGAATTAGCAGGTGGCAAACACGTGAAGCCGCAACAATCTAAGTACCAAGAAGCTTATATCAGTTTTGGTGACAATGAAAGTACTATTAGTACCAATAACATCAACATTATGGAAAGCAAAGGGAATTATGAGAGGAACGTGTCTCAGCTTCACCAAACGCCTCATCAGCACCAGCCCATTCTCATGGATACAGCTAGTACTACACAAGACGATTATACGGGTCCATATTTCTCAAACCATGAGATTCACAATATAACCTACGAGAACTGGGATGAACTTCGAACGGTTGTGGAATTTGCTTTTGGCCCTTCTCTTAGTTAG